Proteins from one Ipomoea triloba cultivar NCNSP0323 chromosome 1, ASM357664v1 genomic window:
- the LOC116011911 gene encoding B3 domain-containing protein At5g60140-like has product MFDFFVHNSFGCEKIIIEGKEAQVKGLEDPQGKTLLVEFEFNMVPQVQVKKEEDEMDAEEENNDVASQYHTHSKGKRCIIERGLKRAASMEKRDARAKKRDVSEEENDARAKKRDVSEEENDARAKKRDVSEEENDASAEKVDVSEEKNDVNVRKKKDVPDHFGVELFSSGHFTQPKNPYFVTKIRPKRRDDLYIPIDVTRDNNIKLPAKVILWDERDKKYEAYLKTWADGRTWLSGGWRKLCRWNLVQQNDRCICEFVPSLGPELVLKVTIIRRKDFEAAQQN; this is encoded by the exons ATGTTTGACTTCTTTGTACATAACTCATTCGGCTGTGAAAAGATAATAATAGAAGGTAAAGAAGCTCAAGTGAAGGGGTTGGAAGATCCTCAAGGTAAAACTCTTTTGGTGGAGTTTGAATTCAATATGGTTCCTCAAGTTCAAGTTAAGAAAGAGGAGGATGAGATGGATGCAGAAGAGGAGAACAATGATGTTGCTTCTCAATATCATACACATTCCAAGGGCAAAAGATGCATTATTGAAC GTGGATTGAAGAGGGCTGCTAGCATGGAAAAAAGGGATGCTAGGGCAAAGAAAAGGGATGTtagtgaagaagaaaatgatgcaAGGGCAAAGAAAAGGGATGTtagtgaagaagaaaatgatgcTAGGGCAAAGAAAAGGGATGTtagtgaagaagaaaatgatgcTAGTGCAGAAAAAGTGGATGTTAGTGAAGAAAAAAACGATGTCAATGTGAGAAAGAAGAAGGATGTTCCTGATCATTTTGGAGTAGAGCTTTTCAGCTCAGGACATTTTACTCAACCAAAAAATCCTTATTTCGTGACCAAAATTAGGCCAAAAAGGCGCGATGATCTG tATATACCGATTGACGTCACCAGGGATAACAATATTAAATTGCCTGCAAAAGTGATCTTGTGGGATGAGAGGGATAAAAAATATGAAGCATATTTAAAGACGTGGGCTGATGGGCGAACATGGTTGTCTGGAGGATGGCGAAAATTGTGTAGATGGAACCTTGTTCAACAAAATGACAGGTGCATTTGTGAGTTTGTTCCTTCATTGGGGCCAGAATTGGTCTTGAAGGTCACCATTATTCGAAGAAAGGACTTTGAAGCAGCACAacaaaattaa
- the LOC116011902 gene encoding pentatricopeptide repeat-containing protein At1g11290, chloroplastic-like, whose product MNSLEFLTAADAQANRERMNRLAPVTNRCTSRQNRTLLNFQVSRDSNSNEHSYASTLKLLKRRKHIQEIHASLVTSGLCRNIFLCNSLLNSYVRCGLLADAQKLFSRVVGKNLVSWTILISGFVKNGHFVEATETFLEMIMYGLRPNEITISSTLPAFGELGLTLTGKSVHCYWIRQNFGKNVYVETALVDMYSKMGRPISARHIFDNMSERNSVSWNAMLSAYSDNGFGVEAIQLFSLMRRERISADALTIMSLISASSIAGNMQIMSGVHALAVRLGCEDDLVKTALMDMYINLGCIGDAHCLFLEMSKRDVVAWTLMLTGFSRIGNWNKTIQYFNMMMGVEEIVLDSVCLTSIISCCSCWGALQQGRGVHALAVKTGCEADVFLGSAIISMYANCANLDDAKRFFGAMSRKDVACWNAMIAGTAMHGYGNDAIELFMKMESAGIAPNDSTLVSVLCACSQAGMVDKGLKIFNSMVESWDVVPNQKHYACVVGLLGRAGRLNDAYSIISEIHLQPGVEVYGALLGACKAHGNIELGIKISERLFELNPDDAGYYVLLSNMHAFLGNQEGVKLTRLLLRSKNLKKDPGLSLIEINGEVYRFMASEKDHPLYPEISEFLKGVILKIEAEGYVADMNCVFQDVPDFVKKDILYHHSEKLAIALGLMRTKPGTMLRVTKNLRTCNDCHSASKFISKVFGRKLIIKDANFFHMFQDGICSCRDFW is encoded by the coding sequence ATGAATTCCCTTGAATTCTTGACTGCCGCTGATGCCCAAGCAAACCGAGAGAGGATGAACCGACTTGCTCCGGTTACTAACCGTTGCACTTCGCGCCAAAATAGAACCCTCTTAAATTTCCAAGTTTCACGCGATTCCAACTCTAACGAGCATTCATATGCTTCAACGCTGAAACTGCTCAAGCGGCGAAAGCATATTCAAGAAATCCATGCCAGCCTAGTGACATCAGGTCTTTGCCGGAACATTTTCCTATGCAATAGCTTATTGAACTCGTATGTTCGTTGTGGACTTCTAGCGGATGCCCAGAAACTGTTTTCTCGAGTTGTGGGTAAAAATTTGGTTTCTTGGACAATATTGATCTCCGGGTTCGTAAAAAATGGTCATTTTGTTGAAGCTACTGAGACTTTTCTTGAGATGATTATGTATGGGTTGAGGCCTAATGAGATTACGATTTCGAGTACTTTGCCAGCTTTTGGGGAATTGGGATTGACTCTTACGGGGAAATCGGTACATTGTTATTGGATTAGGCAAAATTTTGGAAAGAATGTATATGTGGAAACAGCATTGGTTGACATGTACTCAAAAATGGGGCGGCCAATTAGTGCCAGACACATATTTGATAATATGTCTGAAAGGAATAGCGTTTCCTGGAATGCAATGCTTTCTGCTTATTCAGATAATGGATTTGGTGTGGAAGCGATTCAACTGTTTAGTTTGATGAGAAGGGAGAGGATTTCCGCGGATGCCCTAACAATCATGAGCTTAATATCAGCTTCTTCAATTGCAGGAAATATGCAAATAATGAGTGGAGTCCATGCTTTAGCAGTTAGACTTGGATGTGAGGATGATCTTGTTAAGACTGCTTTAATGGATATGTATATAAACCTTGGCTGTATTGGTGATGCTCATTGTTTATTTCTTGAAATGTCTAAGAGGGATGTAGTTGCTTGGACATTGATGTTGACAGGCTTCTCAAGAATTGGAAACTGGAACAAGACCATTCAATATTTTAACATGATGATGGGTGTAGAGGAAATAGTGCTGGATTCTGTTTGTTTGACAAGCATCATTTCATGCTGCAGCTGTTGGGGAGCACTTCAACAGGGCAGGGGAGTACATGCACTAGCCGTTAAAACTGGCTGTGAAGCCGATGTATTCCTAGGATCAGCCATTATAAGCATGTATGCCAACTGTGCAAACTTGGATGATGCAAAAAGATTTTTTGGAGCAATGAGCAGAAAGGATGTCGCGTGCTGGAATGCCATGATTGCTGGCACTGCGATGCACGGGTATGGTAACGATGCGATTGAGCTCTTCATGAAGATGGAGAGTGCAGGCATTGCTCCAAATGACTCGACCTTGGTGTCTGTCTTGTGTGCTTGTAGTCAAGCTGGGATGGTCGACAAAGGGCTCAAGATTTTCAACAGTATGGTTGAAAGTTGGGACGTTGTTCCTAATCAGAAGCACTACGCGTGTGTTGTAGGCCTTCTTGGGCGTGCAGGCCGATTGAACGATGCCTACTCCATCATTAGCGAAATACATTTGCAGCCCGGTGTTGAGGTTTATGGCGCATTACTTGGTGCCTGCAAGGCTCATGGAAATATTGAACTGGGGATTAAGATTTCAGAGAGGCTTTTTGAGCTGAATCCAGATGATGCAGGGTATTATGTACTGCTGTCGAATATGCATGCCTTTCTGGGGAATCAAGAGGGTGTAAAGCTGACAAGATTATTGCTCAGATCCAAAAACCTGAAGAAAGACCCCGGTCTGAGTTTGATCGAGATAAATGGAGAAGTATACAGGTTTATGGCAAGTGAGAAGGATCATCCTCTATATCCAGAGATCTCTGAGTTTCTGAAGGGTGTAATCTTGAAAATAGAAGCAGAAGGTTATGTTGCTGACATGAACTGTGTGTTTCAGGATGTACCAGATTTTGTTAAAAAGGACATACTGTATCACCATAGTGAGAAGTTAGCTATTGCTTTAGGATTGATGAGAACAAAGCCAGGTACAATGTTAAGGGTAACAAAAAACCTGCGCACCTGCAACGATTGCCACTCTGCAAGCAAGTTCATCTCCAAGGTTTTTGGAAGAAAGCTGATTATTAAGGATGCAAATTTCTTCCATATGTTTCAAGATGGCATCTGTTCATGCAGAGACTTCTGGTAA